The genomic DNA CGATGATTTCCATGGATGCGTGCGGCAAAGCTAACCAACGGCTGAAGGGCATTTAAGTACATTTGAGCCATCTTTTCAACATGGCATTGCGATTTAAACTGACGCACACCGACCCGAATTCCAAAGCACGGAGAGGGCAGATCACCACCGACCACGGAGTGATCGAAACGCCCATTTTCATGCCTGTGGGAACGCTCGGCACCGTAAAGGGCGTTCACCAACAGGAACTGATCGATGAGGTGAAAGCGCAGATCATTCTTGGCAACACCTATCATCTGTATCTGCGGCCAGGAACAGATATACTGGAAGAGGCTGGTGGCCTGCACAAATTCATGAACTGGGAACACCCCATTCTGACCGATAGTGGTGGTTATCAGGTCTATTCGCTTTCCAACCAGCGGAAGATCAATGAGGAAGGCGTCACGTTCGCTTCGCATATTGACGGTTCCAAACACTTTTTCAGTCCAGAGGCTTCGATGGACATCCAGCGCAGCATTGGTGCGGACATCATTATGGCGTTTGACGAATGCACGCCTTATCCGTGCGAATACAGATACGCCAAAGATTCGATGGAAATGACGCACCGTTGGCTGAAACGCTGTTGCGACCACGTGGACAACACCACACCGCTTTACGGTCATCATCAGTCGCTTTTCCCCATCGTTCAAGGTTCCACTTACAAGGATCTGCGCATCCAAAGTGCTGAAACCATCGCTTCATTCGAGCGGGAAGGAAACGCCATTGGTGGCCTCAGCGTGGGCGAACCTGACGAGGAAATGTACGCCATGACAAACATCGTGTGTGGCATTCTTCCAGAAGACAAACCGCGCTATCTAATGGGTGTGGGAACTCCCGCCAACCTTTTGGAGAACATCGCCTTGGGCATTGATATGTTCGATTGTGTAATGCCGACACGAAACGCACGCCATGGGCTCATCTTCACCTGGGATGGCATTATCAACATCAAGAACAAAAAGTGGGAACGCGATTTTTCCCCATTGGATGAAAATGGCACGAGTTCGGTCGACTCGATTTACAGCAGGGCGTATGTACGCCATCTGTTTGCCTCGAAGGAATTACTTGGTCCGCAGATAACCAGCATACACAATTTGGCGTTCTATTTGGAGTTGATGCGACAGGCGCGACTTCATATCGAAGCGGGTGATTTCCGCGCTTGGAAAGACCAGACCGTACCCAAACTTCTTACCCGACTGTAGCAGGTGCTTACACGGATCGATAGATATATTCTGAAGCAGTTTCTCGGAACGTTCTTCTTCATCATCGTGCTGATCATTTCCATCACGATCGTCTTCGACATCTCTGAAAAGATCGACAACTTCATCGCGCACCAGTTGTCCGTTTGGACCATCTTTTCTGAATATTACCTCTACTTCATCCCCTATTTCGCCAACCTGTTCAGCCCGCTTTTCATTTTTGTAGCGGTTATTCTGTTCACATCGCGCATGGCGTACCGTTCAGAAATTGTGGCCATTCTCAGCAGCGGTGTCAGCTTTTATCGGATGATGGTCCCATACATGCTCGGATCCACAATTCTTGCCGCTATGAGTTTGGTTCTCAATCATTTCATCATCCCGAAAGCGAACGAAGGGCGGATAAAATTCGAGAATACCTACATCAATCAACCATGGAAATTTTACGGGCGGAACCAGCACTATCAGGTGGAGCCTGGCACCTTCATCTATTTTGATTCATACAGCGCGGAACGGATGACAGGCTACAAGTTCGCGTTGGAGAAATTCAAGGATGGAAAGCTTACCTACAAACTCATTTCCGACCACATCATTTACGATACCACCATCAATAAATGGAGTGTAAAGAAATACTACGAACGCACATTTGATGGCGTAAAGGAAACCGTGCGTGAACACGAGCAGCTTGACACGGTATTTCCCTTCAAGCCATCCGATTTCAGCCAGCGGCTGAAAGTAGTGGAGGCCATGGATTACTGGCAGCTCAACGACTTCATTCATAGTGAAGAAATGCGCGGCTCAGACTACGTGGATTACTTCCGTGTTGAGAAGGAAAAGCGCACGGCCATGCCGTTTGCAGCGTTCATTCTTACCATAATCGGTGTGAGTTTGGCCAGCCGAAAAGTACGT from Flavobacteriales bacterium includes the following:
- the tgt gene encoding tRNA guanosine(34) transglycosylase Tgt, translated to MRFKLTHTDPNSKARRGQITTDHGVIETPIFMPVGTLGTVKGVHQQELIDEVKAQIILGNTYHLYLRPGTDILEEAGGLHKFMNWEHPILTDSGGYQVYSLSNQRKINEEGVTFASHIDGSKHFFSPEASMDIQRSIGADIIMAFDECTPYPCEYRYAKDSMEMTHRWLKRCCDHVDNTTPLYGHHQSLFPIVQGSTYKDLRIQSAETIASFEREGNAIGGLSVGEPDEEMYAMTNIVCGILPEDKPRYLMGVGTPANLLENIALGIDMFDCVMPTRNARHGLIFTWDGIINIKNKKWERDFSPLDENGTSSVDSIYSRAYVRHLFASKELLGPQITSIHNLAFYLELMRQARLHIEAGDFRAWKDQTVPKLLTRL
- a CDS encoding LptF/LptG family permease gives rise to the protein MLTRIDRYILKQFLGTFFFIIVLIISITIVFDISEKIDNFIAHQLSVWTIFSEYYLYFIPYFANLFSPLFIFVAVILFTSRMAYRSEIVAILSSGVSFYRMMVPYMLGSTILAAMSLVLNHFIIPKANEGRIKFENTYINQPWKFYGRNQHYQVEPGTFIYFDSYSAERMTGYKFALEKFKDGKLTYKLISDHIIYDTTINKWSVKKYYERTFDGVKETVREHEQLDTVFPFKPSDFSQRLKVVEAMDYWQLNDFIHSEEMRGSDYVDYFRVEKEKRTAMPFAAFILTIIGVSLASRKVRGGIGMHIGLGIGLSFAYILFMQVSQTFAIEGNMNVTVAVWIPNILFLILGIVMLFRAPK